The DNA segment CAATTGCGCGCGGCCGCCGGGCCGCGATTTGCAGTGCGGATTGCGCGAAGCGTCGAGTCGCCGCAGCCGGCGCGCCGCGCCAGGTCTTCCCACGTGCCGTCGGTCGAGCCGTCGTCAACCACGATCAGCTCGAAGCTTGCGCCGCGCTGGGCGAGGACCGAGGCGATCGCCTCGCGCACCATCGCGCGCCGGTTGTAGGTGGGCACGATTACGCTAATCTCGGGCGTCGTCATCGCGGCGCGGCGTCGGCGGCGCGCGTGCCGGACTGGTTGGCGGCGAGCAGATCCGGCGCGCGGCGCACGCATCGCAGGATGCGCTTGCGAAGGTCGTCGAGCCCTTCCTTGCTCAGCGCCGAGCACAGGATCGGCTCGACCCCGAGCGGCGCGAAGCGGCTAAGCGCGCCGATACGTTCCGAGCGACGCAGCTTGTCGCATTTGGTGGCGACGACGATCAGCGCAAGCCCGCGCCCGGCGGCGAGCGCGGCGAGGTCGGCTTCCTCCTTCCCGGGTCCGCGCCGCGCATCGACCAGCATCACCAGCGCGACGAGTTCGCGCCGCTCGTGCATATAGTGGCTCATCAGGGAGCCGACCCGTGCGGCCTCGTTGCGCGCCATTTTCGCGTAACCGTAGCCCGGCAGATCGACCAGCGCGAGGTCGTCGCCGACGGCGAAGAAGTTGAGTGCGCGGGTGCGTCCGGGCGTGCGCGAGGTGCGCGCCAGTTGCTTTACTCCCGCCAGCGCATTGAGCATCGAGCTCTTGCCGACGTTGGAGCGGCCGGCGAGTGCTACCTCCGCCCGCGCCCATCGCGGGTACCCCTGCGGCGTCACCGCCGAGGTCACGAATTTCGCGTCGAGCCGCATCGAGTCCGCGCGGCGCGCGCCGCGCACGACCAGCTTAGCGTGCCGGACACCAATAGCACGAGCGGCGGTGGGACGGTCGGGCCGCGAGCCACCAACTCGTCACCCGCGCCGCAGAGCCGCCGGCGTAAGGGATGGTACCCGAGGCCGACTGGGAGTGCGGCGCGCGTCGGGACCTCGCCGCCCGGGTGGTCCATGCGCACTCGATTGGTTTTTCGCCGGGCGGACGTGCGCGTTACTTCACTCGCGACCCCGGTCGTGCTCCGAGCATGCCGCCTGAGGCGCCTGTCACCGTTTGCTCCCCGCCCGCGCCATCCTGCGCGTGCCAGCCGGCAAGCAATTCGTCAACCGCGCGCTCCACGACAGTGCCCTTGAAGAAGTCAGGATTCATCCCGGCGTGCAGCTTCACCGGATTGACGAAGACGAACTCGCGAAAGTCGCCCTCCGTGATCAGCCCTTCTTCGACCAGCTCGTAGGCCTCTGCGGTGGCGTTGCGCATGTCGGCGAGGTCGCGATGGCCGATGTCGGAGCCGTAGATCGCGTTGAGCTTGACGCCGAGGGGAGTGCGGCGAGTGTCGAAGGCCCATGGGGTAACGCGGTCGTCGCCCTCGCATCCGAAGAAGAAGTTGGGCACGAAACGCTCGCGCACGTCGGCGGGCTGGGTGATGCCGGCGAGGGCGAATTCGTCGAGGTCGGCTGGGTCCTCCGGCCGTCCCCACATGACGTCGCTGACCTCGTCGGCGCTCTTTGGGAATTTTTCATAGAAGCGGCTGCCGCCGTACTGGAGACAGAGCGCGCGGAAGAGCTGACGGTCGAGATTGGCGGGATCGAACTGCGCCAGCGCATGCATGCCGTGCATCTTGAAATGCCCGATCAGGTCGCCGTACAGCACGCGCGCCCATCCGACGCCGCCCTCCTGGAAAGCGAAGCGCAAGGCGGGAAAGCGGCGCGTGACGCCGCCAAAAAAGAGCGACTTGCAGATAGCCTCGGCGGTCGCGGCGAAGTGGCCGATGTGGTTGTACATGAAGTTGGAGATCGAGTTGCGAAAGCCGATGCCTGTGCCCTTGCAATGGAAGGTCGGCGCGACCTTCAGCTCCAGGCATTTCGCCCACACCGGATCGTAGTCGTACTCGCTGTCGAGCGCGAAGGTGTCGAACCATACGAGCCGCCGTTCGAGCTCGGGAGCGCGCGCGGCCAGTGCCGGGATCGGCCGGCGCACGTAGGCGGGCATTACGATCGCCTTGTAGCCGAGCCCGCGCACCGCATGCTCCAGCTCGTCGAGCGCCTCGACCGGCGTATGCATCGGGATTGTTGCCACCGGCGT comes from the Candidatus Binataceae bacterium genome and includes:
- a CDS encoding amidohydrolase family protein, coding for MDAAPQAASRSAAIRARLGHPIIDTDGHAAEFEPLFFDHLAALGGIAMVERFKRSPDIGFHFGWHQLSPAERRAQRAMRPNWWAHPTRNTLDRATSSLPALMHERLDEMGLDFSIIYPSVGLNSPAIWEEDLRRSACRALNNYHAEIFRPYRDRLTPVATIPMHTPVEALDELEHAVRGLGYKAIVMPAYVRRPIPALAARAPELERRLVWFDTFALDSEYDYDPVWAKCLELKVAPTFHCKGTGIGFRNSISNFMYNHIGHFAATAEAICKSLFFGGVTRRFPALRFAFQEGGVGWARVLYGDLIGHFKMHGMHALAQFDPANLDRQLFRALCLQYGGSRFYEKFPKSADEVSDVMWGRPEDPADLDEFALAGITQPADVRERFVPNFFFGCEGDDRVTPWAFDTRRTPLGVKLNAIYGSDIGHRDLADMRNATAEAYELVEEGLITEGDFREFVFVNPVKLHAGMNPDFFKGTVVERAVDELLAGWHAQDGAGGEQTVTGASGGMLGARPGSRVK
- the yihA gene encoding ribosome biogenesis GTP-binding protein YihA/YsxC, whose amino-acid sequence is MRLDAKFVTSAVTPQGYPRWARAEVALAGRSNVGKSSMLNALAGVKQLARTSRTPGRTRALNFFAVGDDLALVDLPGYGYAKMARNEAARVGSLMSHYMHERRELVALVMLVDARRGPGKEEADLAALAAGRGLALIVVATKCDKLRRSERIGALSRFAPLGVEPILCSALSKEGLDDLRKRILRCVRRAPDLLAANQSGTRAADAAPR